In the bacterium genome, one interval contains:
- a CDS encoding gamma-glutamyltransferase family protein — protein sequence MKRSFGCSALTVAVLLTALPLSAQRTVKPVLHGKHWVAITGKPLAATAGAMTFARGGNAVDAACAMLAATSTMWDTLGWGGETQALIYNPNTKKVLGINALGVAPTGATPEFFRARGMRYPPEFGPLAAVTPGTPGGLLLMLAEYGTLSLAEVLEPAIRMAEGYPIEAAQADNMERRREILAQWPDSKKVFLPHWNDDDPKARAAPHPGEIFRQPELKATLEKLVAAEREALAAGKSRSQAIQAAYERFYRGDIAEELVRATQEHGGLITRSDLASWRVYVEEPVSTTYKGIEVYKLTHWVQGPVMLQTLNILENMNLAALGYNSSAYIHALYQAMNLAFADRDFYYGDPYYPPQEPIAGLLSKEYARERFETIDWDNNNENVRPGNPYEFQEGEHPFPELLEQWTPIPPAAEAEGEEGFQQSLLLTDEEAFRAGTTSIQAADEEGWVVSITPSGAWVPAFIAGSTGIGLSQRMQSFVLDERMNPYNLVEPGKRPRATLTPGLALKGGEPYLSFAVQGGDTQDQNLLQFFLNVVEFGMNVQQAAEAANITSYQMQSSFGAHRAEPGRLVVRDDVPAWVRAELRKVGYRVETRRRTSGPITAIFFDREHGTMWGGASNFGEDYGIAW from the coding sequence ATGAAGCGATCATTCGGTTGTTCAGCGCTCACCGTCGCGGTCCTCTTGACCGCGCTCCCGCTTTCCGCCCAACGCACGGTCAAACCGGTTCTTCACGGCAAGCACTGGGTGGCGATCACCGGCAAGCCGCTCGCCGCGACCGCCGGCGCGATGACCTTCGCACGCGGGGGCAACGCGGTGGATGCCGCGTGCGCCATGCTCGCGGCGACCTCGACGATGTGGGACACGCTGGGCTGGGGGGGCGAGACCCAGGCTCTGATCTACAACCCGAACACCAAAAAGGTCCTCGGCATCAACGCGCTCGGCGTCGCTCCGACCGGCGCGACGCCGGAGTTCTTCCGAGCTCGGGGCATGCGCTATCCACCCGAGTTCGGACCCCTGGCCGCGGTGACGCCGGGAACCCCAGGCGGACTTCTCTTGATGTTGGCCGAGTATGGAACCTTGAGCTTGGCGGAAGTGCTCGAGCCCGCGATTCGGATGGCCGAGGGCTACCCGATCGAAGCTGCTCAGGCCGACAACATGGAGCGGCGCCGAGAGATTCTGGCGCAGTGGCCCGATTCCAAGAAGGTGTTCCTGCCGCACTGGAACGATGACGATCCAAAGGCCCGCGCCGCGCCACATCCGGGCGAGATCTTCCGTCAGCCCGAGCTCAAGGCAACGCTCGAGAAGCTAGTCGCGGCCGAGCGCGAGGCGCTGGCCGCCGGCAAGAGCCGCAGCCAGGCGATTCAAGCGGCGTATGAGCGCTTTTACCGCGGCGACATTGCCGAGGAGTTGGTGCGCGCGACGCAAGAGCACGGCGGACTGATCACCAGGAGCGACCTTGCGAGTTGGCGAGTCTATGTCGAGGAGCCCGTCTCGACGACTTACAAGGGCATCGAGGTGTACAAGCTGACCCACTGGGTGCAGGGCCCGGTGATGCTGCAAACGCTCAACATTCTCGAGAACATGAACCTGGCGGCGTTGGGATACAACAGCTCGGCTTACATTCACGCTCTGTATCAAGCGATGAACCTAGCCTTCGCCGATCGGGATTTCTACTACGGTGATCCGTACTACCCACCGCAGGAGCCTATCGCCGGGTTGCTCTCCAAGGAGTACGCCCGAGAGCGCTTCGAGACCATCGACTGGGACAACAACAACGAGAACGTTAGGCCCGGCAACCCCTACGAGTTCCAGGAAGGCGAGCATCCGTTCCCGGAGCTGCTCGAGCAATGGACACCGATCCCCCCGGCCGCCGAAGCCGAGGGCGAGGAGGGGTTTCAGCAGTCGCTTCTGCTGACCGATGAAGAGGCTTTCCGTGCCGGCACGACCTCGATCCAGGCCGCGGACGAAGAGGGTTGGGTGGTTTCGATCACTCCCAGCGGCGCTTGGGTTCCGGCATTCATCGCGGGCTCCACCGGCATCGGCCTCTCGCAACGAATGCAGAGCTTCGTTCTCGACGAGCGCATGAATCCGTACAACTTGGTCGAGCCGGGCAAGCGCCCGCGAGCGACCCTGACCCCGGGCCTGGCGCTGAAGGGCGGCGAGCCGTATCTGTCATTCGCCGTTCAGGGCGGCGACACTCAGGATCAGAACCTTCTGCAGTTCTTCCTGAACGTGGTGGAGTTTGGCATGAACGTGCAGCAAGCGGCTGAGGCGGCCAACATCACCAGCTATCAGATGCAGTCGTCTTTCGGCGCTCACAGAGCCGAGCCCGGCAGGCTGGTGGTTCGCGACGACGTCCCGGCGTGGGTTCGAGCCGAGCTACGCAAAGTTGGCTACCGTGTGGAAACCCGGAGACGCACTTCGGGACCGATTACGGCGATCTTTTTCGACCGCGAGCACGGCACGATGTGGGGAGGAGCCAGTAACTTCGGCGAAGACTACGGCATCGCCTGGTGA
- a CDS encoding DUF1800 domain-containing protein, translating to MPSAAHNPGPGRQALMEAKSREHEMPPTGEEPKARSVRRIFGQTAMRRRGAAGLTAPPPVPHPPATAPSVAVIAMNRLGFGPRPGDVAAFNALAGNDTDRLQAYVDQQLQPSALDDSAADARVAASGYTTLNKPLAQLWADHVVADPVWSERIRPADETTLMTLLRAVYSERQLFEVMVDFWHNHFSIYGWEFYEAPTWVHYDRDVVRANALGNFRTLLEAVAKSTPMLFYLDNWLSSLDGPNENYARELMELHTLGDENYLGAVPRNQVPTDAQGFQLGFVDEDVFAVTRCLTGWSIDGNPWWDPKSGNGGYLYRPDWHEASAKNVLGHQIPAGQPAEKDGQDVLDILATHPGTARFVCRKLCRRFIGDFPPENLVDSAAQVFLAQSAAPDQIAQVIRSIVLSNEFSLTWGAKIKRPLEIVVSAMRAAGADFPFILGDPDTGTFDWLFYNTGHYPFAWHPPNGYPDFSEAWVSSSPRVLSWKLTNWLIDVEDPSGAYRLDAFAQTPPSVRSADDLADFWIDRVLGRPMSAADRQEVVDLMAQGVNPSFDLPLDTDPELRDRLQTMVGLLFLSPDFLWR from the coding sequence ATGCCAAGCGCTGCCCACAATCCGGGACCGGGACGACAAGCTCTCATGGAGGCCAAGTCCCGCGAGCACGAAATGCCTCCGACTGGGGAGGAACCGAAGGCTCGCTCGGTCCGCAGGATCTTCGGCCAAACCGCCATGCGGCGCCGTGGCGCCGCCGGGCTGACCGCGCCACCCCCCGTGCCTCATCCGCCAGCGACCGCCCCGTCTGTGGCCGTTATCGCAATGAACCGACTCGGATTCGGCCCGCGCCCCGGCGATGTCGCCGCATTCAATGCGCTCGCGGGCAACGACACCGATCGCCTCCAGGCCTATGTCGACCAACAGCTGCAGCCCAGTGCGCTCGACGACAGTGCCGCCGACGCGCGCGTCGCCGCCTCCGGCTACACCACCCTTAACAAACCTCTGGCACAGCTCTGGGCCGATCATGTCGTCGCCGACCCGGTCTGGAGCGAGCGCATCCGCCCCGCGGATGAAACCACTCTCATGACTCTCCTTCGCGCCGTATACAGCGAACGGCAGCTGTTCGAGGTCATGGTCGACTTCTGGCACAACCACTTCTCGATCTACGGCTGGGAGTTCTACGAGGCGCCGACATGGGTCCACTACGACCGTGACGTAGTTCGCGCCAACGCTCTCGGCAACTTCCGCACTCTGCTCGAAGCCGTGGCCAAGAGCACCCCGATGCTCTTCTATCTGGACAATTGGCTCAGTTCACTTGACGGGCCGAACGAGAACTACGCCCGTGAGTTGATGGAGCTCCACACGCTCGGCGACGAGAACTACTTGGGCGCGGTTCCGCGAAACCAGGTCCCGACCGATGCCCAGGGTTTTCAGCTCGGCTTTGTCGACGAGGACGTCTTCGCTGTGACCCGCTGCCTCACCGGTTGGTCGATCGACGGCAACCCGTGGTGGGACCCGAAATCAGGCAATGGCGGCTATCTCTATCGGCCCGACTGGCACGAAGCTTCGGCCAAGAATGTTCTCGGCCATCAGATACCAGCAGGCCAGCCGGCCGAGAAAGACGGTCAAGACGTCCTGGACATTCTGGCGACCCACCCGGGAACAGCTCGCTTCGTGTGTCGCAAGCTCTGCCGCCGGTTTATCGGGGACTTTCCGCCGGAAAACCTGGTCGATTCCGCGGCGCAAGTGTTCCTGGCGCAGTCCGCCGCGCCCGACCAGATCGCTCAGGTCATTCGCAGCATTGTTCTGTCGAACGAGTTCAGTCTGACCTGGGGCGCCAAGATCAAACGACCGCTCGAGATCGTGGTCAGCGCGATGAGGGCTGCCGGAGCCGACTTTCCTTTCATCCTGGGAGATCCCGACACCGGCACCTTCGACTGGCTTTTCTACAACACCGGCCACTACCCTTTCGCCTGGCACCCTCCCAACGGATACCCGGATTTCAGCGAAGCCTGGGTGAGCTCGAGCCCTCGTGTGCTGAGCTGGAAGCTGACCAATTGGCTGATCGACGTCGAAGATCCTTCCGGTGCCTACCGGCTGGACGCCTTCGCTCAGACACCCCCGAGCGTGCGCTCGGCCGATGACCTCGCCGACTTCTGGATCGATCGCGTTCTCGGGCGCCCAATGAGCGCCGCCGATCGCCAGGAAGTGGTGGACCTGATGGCACAGGGCGTCAACCCGAGCTTCGACCTGCCGCTCGACACCGACCCCGAGCTACGCGACAGGCTGCAGACCATGGTCGGACTCCTTTTTCTTTCCCCGGATTTTCTGTGGCGATGA
- a CDS encoding DUF1501 domain-containing protein: protein MCEISRRGFMVGCSAAIAGLAGSRFNTLAFAQTPADQEVLLVLFLRGGMDGLTLLPPVAGADRGHYEAARPALQVPVTGPNAALSLTPQFGLHPAAAPLQELYQDNKLSVVLASGLDEANRSHFESMEFMELGTPGVRSTPTGWLTRHLQSSSSLPDTMIMPSLAMGGLQQTSLRGDRQTVNLSNPGIFALNTGPWRWRDAQRTALRKLYEADSSLLHVTGLQALDAVDVLDLFVTENYTPANGAVYPSGEFGEHLQVIAQMIKLDLGLHVATLDLGGWDTHANQDGYLPPLLTELSQGLHALYTDLNGSGSSDYTQRLTVVAQSEFGRRFEENADDGTDHGHGNVMLVLSGNATGGMHGTWPGLAPGQLFEGDDVAVTTDYRRILSEILIRRLGNNKLGIVFPGYTDYSPLGVVAGADTPPDYKGGPGSTIFSDGFESGDTSAWG from the coding sequence ATGTGTGAGATCAGTCGCCGAGGGTTCATGGTCGGCTGTTCGGCCGCCATCGCCGGCCTTGCGGGTTCCAGGTTCAACACCCTGGCCTTCGCTCAAACCCCCGCCGACCAAGAGGTGCTTCTAGTCCTGTTCCTGCGGGGAGGTATGGACGGACTCACCCTGCTGCCGCCCGTCGCCGGAGCCGACCGCGGTCACTACGAAGCGGCCCGGCCCGCTCTCCAGGTTCCCGTCACGGGGCCCAACGCGGCTCTCTCGTTGACCCCCCAGTTCGGGCTCCACCCCGCCGCGGCACCGCTCCAGGAGCTCTACCAGGACAACAAGCTCTCGGTCGTTCTCGCCTCGGGTCTGGACGAGGCCAATCGCAGTCACTTCGAATCCATGGAGTTCATGGAGCTCGGCACGCCCGGGGTCCGATCGACCCCGACCGGCTGGCTGACCCGCCATCTGCAGAGCTCGTCGAGCCTACCGGATACGATGATCATGCCCTCACTGGCGATGGGCGGTCTTCAACAGACCTCCCTGCGCGGCGATCGGCAGACGGTCAACCTCTCGAACCCGGGAATCTTCGCGCTCAACACCGGCCCCTGGCGCTGGCGAGACGCCCAAAGGACGGCCCTGCGCAAGCTCTACGAGGCCGACTCATCTCTACTCCACGTTACCGGTCTCCAGGCGCTGGACGCCGTCGATGTGCTGGACTTGTTCGTGACCGAGAACTACACGCCCGCCAACGGCGCGGTTTACCCGTCGGGAGAGTTCGGTGAGCACCTTCAGGTGATCGCCCAGATGATCAAGCTCGACCTCGGGCTTCACGTCGCGACGCTCGATCTCGGCGGCTGGGACACACACGCCAACCAGGACGGCTATCTGCCACCGCTTCTGACCGAGCTGTCACAGGGTCTGCATGCCCTGTACACCGATCTCAACGGCTCGGGCTCGAGCGACTACACCCAGAGACTAACCGTCGTAGCGCAAAGCGAGTTCGGGCGGCGCTTCGAAGAGAACGCCGACGATGGCACCGACCACGGCCATGGCAACGTCATGCTGGTCTTGAGCGGCAACGCCACCGGTGGAATGCACGGCACCTGGCCCGGCCTCGCTCCCGGCCAGCTCTTCGAGGGCGACGATGTCGCCGTAACGACCGACTACCGCAGAATCCTTTCGGAGATCCTCATCCGGCGGCTGGGCAACAACAAGCTGGGTATCGTCTTTCCCGGCTACACGGACTACTCTCCGCTCGGTGTGGTAGCCGGCGCGGATACGCCCCCCGATTACAAAGGCGGACCTGGATCGACCATCTTCTCGGACGGCTTCGAGTCCGGGGACACATCGGCTTGGGGCTAG
- a CDS encoding PDZ domain-containing protein produces MNTWRRLGLCLAVAVALVALARPALTDPGIEVDKDARAEVVVGDDAAKRIVIREIHCEGEGCEEHEGAHNMVFVGGGGDIKVMTGDDGHAWVTHLRGLGEGGGYLGVGLTELTPELREHFGVPADAGVMVSKVMDDSLAFKAGLEPGDIIVEVDGDSVANSAALAKMIRGHAEGEEVLLGFWRNGSARSITVAIDERDEDLGFRHIGHLGHVGDVSHLRKIMVHCDSEDKNCEPNLEIAGLNEFDCGGSEECEVRVECKAGGCTCSINGEEADCDAIPGVSGVGD; encoded by the coding sequence ATGAACACCTGGAGAAGGCTCGGGCTTTGCCTGGCCGTTGCGGTGGCCCTCGTCGCTCTTGCCCGGCCGGCCCTCACCGACCCTGGAATCGAAGTAGACAAGGACGCGCGGGCCGAGGTCGTCGTCGGTGACGATGCGGCCAAGAGGATCGTAATTCGCGAGATTCACTGCGAAGGCGAGGGGTGCGAGGAGCACGAGGGTGCGCACAACATGGTCTTTGTTGGCGGGGGCGGCGACATCAAGGTCATGACCGGAGACGACGGTCACGCCTGGGTCACCCATCTGCGCGGACTCGGCGAAGGCGGCGGCTACCTCGGAGTCGGACTGACGGAGCTCACGCCCGAGCTGCGCGAGCACTTCGGCGTGCCGGCTGACGCGGGAGTCATGGTTTCGAAGGTGATGGATGACAGCCTGGCGTTCAAGGCCGGGCTCGAGCCCGGAGACATCATCGTTGAGGTCGACGGTGACAGCGTTGCCAACAGCGCAGCTCTGGCCAAGATGATTCGCGGCCATGCCGAGGGTGAAGAGGTGCTGCTCGGCTTTTGGCGCAACGGATCCGCGCGATCGATCACGGTAGCGATCGACGAGCGCGACGAGGATCTCGGGTTTCGACACATCGGTCACCTTGGGCATGTGGGAGACGTGAGCCACCTGCGCAAGATCATGGTTCACTGCGACAGTGAGGACAAGAACTGTGAGCCCAACCTCGAGATCGCCGGTCTGAACGAGTTCGACTGTGGCGGTTCCGAGGAGTGCGAGGTCAGGGTCGAGTGCAAGGCCGGCGGTTGCACCTGCTCAATCAACGGCGAGGAAGCCGACTGCGACGCCATACCGGGCGTTTCCGGGGTCGGCGACTAG
- a CDS encoding DUF434 domain-containing protein, translating into MPDTRRRRGPHPKDFACFGADNLPTLRRAMEELSWLLGRGYSPKASLKLVGDRYALRDRQRKALQRCAASDEECRLRAEKVVRVDELAGETAIIDGYNVILTLEAALSGGVLLLARDGVLRDLASLSAHYRRLSVTRPAVELLVRALVEQKVAGVECVLDRPISNSARLKKLIEEIARSHGPSWEVRLSAQTDRELKRSPHIVATADSAILDVCDRWVNLARWLVEDRLPSAWMIDLRLADRAS; encoded by the coding sequence ATGCCCGACACTCGCAGGCGGCGCGGGCCGCACCCGAAGGACTTTGCTTGTTTCGGCGCCGACAACCTGCCGACGCTCCGGCGGGCGATGGAGGAGTTGTCCTGGCTTCTGGGACGGGGCTACTCACCCAAGGCGTCGCTCAAGTTGGTCGGAGACCGCTACGCTCTCAGGGATCGGCAGCGCAAGGCGTTGCAGAGGTGCGCAGCGAGCGATGAGGAGTGCCGGCTGCGCGCCGAGAAGGTCGTGCGAGTCGATGAGCTAGCGGGCGAGACCGCCATCATCGACGGCTACAATGTCATCTTGACCCTCGAAGCCGCGCTTTCGGGAGGTGTCTTGCTGCTGGCCCGGGACGGCGTCCTCCGGGATCTGGCATCGTTGAGTGCTCACTACCGGCGTCTATCGGTGACCCGACCCGCGGTCGAGCTCCTGGTGCGAGCGCTCGTGGAGCAGAAGGTTGCCGGCGTCGAGTGCGTTCTGGATCGGCCGATCTCGAACAGTGCCCGCCTCAAGAAGCTGATCGAGGAGATTGCGAGATCACACGGCCCGAGCTGGGAGGTGCGTCTGTCGGCTCAAACTGACCGGGAGCTCAAGAGATCGCCGCATATCGTCGCAACCGCGGATAGCGCGATTCTGGATGTCTGCGACCGCTGGGTGAACCTGGCCCGCTGGTTGGTGGAAGACCGCTTGCCGAGTGCGTGGATGATCGATCTCCGACTCGCGGATCGGGCTTCGTAG
- a CDS encoding amidohydrolase, whose translation MRANIFFTLSALLFIFSAPNASSEEITEHYDGDWPLFYQYDPPSTLVVPGRQLTRAKYPFVDVHSHLFQMADQDLAEVVAEMDKLNMAVMVNLSGRSFNRVTNPDGSMRFSLRGGDYLERSVENGRKSAPGRFLVFTNFDPSGLGEPGWLERTLSQLETDVANGALGLKVYKSLGLESVDFEGKRIAVDDERLDPIWTRCGELGIPVLIHSGEPAAFWLPRDKNNERLFELIQRPERYRDPERVPSWEQIMGEQRSVFAKHPETTFIAAHLGWMGNDLARLGRLLDQLPNVYTEIGAVLGELGRQPRTAHEWFVEYQDRVLFGKDAWTPSEYHVYFRVLETEDEYFDYYRRRHAFWKMYGMQLPDEVLRKLYYKNALKLLPGLDSSLFPAD comes from the coding sequence ATGCGCGCGAACATCTTCTTCACCTTGTCGGCGCTGCTGTTCATCTTCTCCGCGCCGAATGCGAGCTCCGAGGAAATCACCGAACACTACGACGGCGACTGGCCGCTCTTTTACCAGTACGATCCGCCCTCGACGCTCGTCGTTCCCGGCCGTCAGTTGACCCGGGCCAAGTACCCCTTCGTCGACGTCCACAGCCACCTCTTTCAAATGGCCGACCAGGATCTTGCCGAGGTCGTGGCCGAGATGGACAAGCTCAACATGGCGGTGATGGTCAATCTCTCCGGTCGCAGCTTCAACCGGGTAACCAACCCCGACGGCTCGATGCGCTTCTCTCTGCGAGGCGGCGACTACCTTGAGCGTTCCGTAGAGAACGGCCGCAAATCCGCTCCCGGCCGCTTTCTCGTCTTCACCAACTTCGATCCGAGCGGCCTCGGCGAGCCCGGATGGCTCGAGCGCACCCTGAGCCAGCTCGAGACCGACGTCGCCAACGGCGCTCTGGGCCTCAAGGTCTACAAGAGCCTGGGCCTTGAGTCGGTCGATTTCGAAGGCAAACGGATCGCGGTCGACGACGAGCGACTCGATCCGATCTGGACCAGATGCGGCGAGCTGGGCATTCCGGTGCTGATTCACTCGGGCGAGCCGGCAGCCTTCTGGCTCCCCAGGGACAAGAACAACGAGCGGCTGTTCGAGCTGATCCAGAGGCCGGAGCGCTACCGCGACCCCGAGAGAGTCCCCTCATGGGAACAGATCATGGGCGAGCAGAGAAGCGTCTTCGCCAAGCACCCGGAGACGACCTTCATCGCCGCCCACTTAGGGTGGATGGGCAACGACCTGGCCCGATTGGGACGCCTACTCGACCAGCTTCCCAATGTCTATACCGAGATCGGCGCTGTTCTGGGGGAGCTCGGCCGCCAACCGCGGACCGCCCATGAGTGGTTCGTAGAGTATCAAGACCGGGTGCTGTTCGGTAAGGACGCCTGGACGCCTTCCGAGTACCACGTCTATTTTCGAGTGCTCGAAACCGAAGACGAGTACTTCGACTACTACCGGCGCCGCCACGCCTTCTGGAAAATGTACGGCATGCAACTGCCGGACGAGGTTCTGAGGAAGCTCTACTACAAGAACGCCCTCAAGCTCCTCCCCGGGCTGGATTCCTCGCTCTTCCCAGCGGACTAA